A genomic segment from Centroberyx gerrardi isolate f3 chromosome 22, fCenGer3.hap1.cur.20231027, whole genome shotgun sequence encodes:
- the eef1a1l3 gene encoding elongation factor 1-alpha-like isoform X1, with protein sequence MAKEKTHVNVVIIGHVDSGKSTTTGHLVYKCGGIDQRRIEKFEKAAAQMGKTSFKYAWVLDKLKAERERGITIDISLLKFNTQKYTITIIDAPGHRDFIKNMITGTSQADVALLVVSAAKGEFEAGVSRSGQTREHALLAYTLGVKQIIVCVNKMDLTEPPYSQNRYDEVVRSVGMFLKKIGYDPTAVPFVPISGWTGENMITATQKMSWFQGWKVKRKEGSASGRTLLEVLDSIHPPVRTINKPLRLPLQDVYKIGGVGTVPVGKIETGILKPGMTLMFSPAKLTAEVKSIEMHHQGLQTALPGHNVGFNIKNVSVKNLRRGDVAGNAQQDPPSDVNSFVAQVIILNHPGKIKAGYSPVLDCHTTHVTCRFAELREKLDRRTGKKLEDLPQILVSGDAATVKLVPNKPLCVESFFTYPPLGRFAARDLKQTVAVGVIKSVEKDQGSKLQHKAQVCK encoded by the exons ATGGCGAAAGAGAAGACTCACGTTAATGTGGTGATAATTGGCCATGTTGACAGTGGCAAATCGACCACCACAGGTCACCTTGTCTACAAATGTGGTGGCATTGATCAAAGAAGAATTGAGAAGTTTGAGAAAGCTGCAGCCCAG ATGGGCAAGACTTCCTTCAAATATGCCTGGGTGTTGGACAAGCTGAAAGCTGAGCGGGAGCGAGGGATCACCATTGATATATCACTGCTGAAATTTAACACGCAGAAATACACAATCACTATAATTGATGCGCCGGGCCATCGTGACTTCATCAAAAACATGATCACCGGGACATCCCAG GCTGATGTTGCCCTGCTGGTGGTCTCTGCAGCTAAAGGAGAGTTTGAGGCTGGTGTCTCAAGAAGCGGTCAGACCAGGGAGCATGCCTTACTGGCTTACACTCTCGGTGTAAAGCAAATCATAGTCTGTGTGAACAAGATGGATCTGACTGAACCGCCCTACAGCCAGAACCGTTATGATGAAGTGGTGCGAAGCGTTGGCATGTTCCTCAAGAAGATTGGCTATGACCCCACAGCTGTGCCCTTCGTCCCCATTTCTGGCTGGACCGGGGAGAACATGATCACTGCAACTCAGAAG ATGTCCTGGTTCCAAGGCTGGAAAGTCAAACGGAAGGAGGGGAGTGCAAGTGGGAGAACTCTGCTAGAAGTGCTGGACTCGATTCATCCTCCAGTGCGCACCATCAACAAGCCCCTTCGCTTGCCTCTGCAGGATGTCTACAAAATTGGAG GAGTCGGAACTGTTCCCGTGGGCAAGATTGAAACTGGCATCCTAAAACCGGGCATGACCCTGATGTTCTCGCCTGCTAAACTAACTGCTGAGGTGAAGTCCATTGAGATGCACCATCAGGGGCTGCAGACGGCGCTACCGGGACACAATGTTGGCTTCAACATCAAGAACGTGTCTGTGAAGAACCTGCGCCGCGGGGATGTGGCTGGAAACGCCCAACAGGACCCTCCCTCCGATGTCAACAGCTTTGTGGCTCAG GTGATCATTCTGAACCATCCAGGGAAGATCAAGGCCGGCTACTCTCCTGTCCTGGACTGCCACACTACCCATGTGACATGCCGCTTTGCTGAGCTGAGGGAGAAGCTTGACCGCCGCACAGGGAAGAAACTAGAGGACCTGCCGCAGATACTGGTGTCTGGAGACGCTGCTACAGTCAAACTGGTCCCCAACAAGCCCCTGTGTGTGGAGAGCTTCTTCACATACCCTCC